The DNA region aTTTTCAGAGATAAAACACAGTTTCTCCTTGAAGGATTCAGATTGTCCTATTGACTATCTACTCTTATTTGTAGTTATAATCCTTCAGTAAATGTgacaagatgaaaataaaccaacagTTATTGTGACAACAGTTACAGAGTCTCATAACATCTCTGCCTTCCAGCCAGAAACAAGCGATCTCCATTTACACTGGATTTATATTCCACCCTGGGGCTATTGctgaaatctttaaatatttgattcctgttctaaaaatgcttatcaGTGTCGATTTTTAAAGGTCAAACACCAAAtgtaccttaatatgcattacaGTGGAAATGGTGTTAGCATAaccgcagaagctaacatctacagccTTACTTATCTCAGCTCTGGTTGGCTCAACCAATCAGCgacaaggaaaatgaaaggcgctcctggattggctaaAAGTATGTCAACTGTCATTACTTTTAGCCAAACTAGCCAAAGACTTCCcaggctgcattttatttagaaaatcttaGACGTGAATtctgaaatctgcaaatattgaACTGCAAACGGGGGCGTCCACTGTACTTGGTTttattatacaaccgtacatctttgaaaagcattagtggagcctcctgcacaactaacAAGGATGCAGCAAGTGTTTTCTGAATAGTatgccaacaacaaaacatttgtcttttccagcagccattgtacagcacacacaacagtaaaaccagctgaccaaatgtgctggagctcagtttGGGTTCCTGGGTAAAAGGTGGACCTCTGCTGGGATTGCTGGGTAAcaagctggggttgctaggtgacaggcaaCTCCATCACCTAGCTGCTGATTAGTGATGTTACagtccagatgtttttgaaactaaaaattgtactcaattaaaagtaaaaagtagctgtccaagaCATTACTAAAGTaatagtaacattttatttggtaaaagtctactcaagtactgagtaactaatcaaattatcaataatttcatatttaaaaattacataatcagacgaaccaaaatataaagttatgtggaaattttggtattttaattggattattCTTCAACTTCAcgtttagaaaatataaataaagggATATGTTtgagctacactgcaaaaacaaaaaaatcttaccaagtatttttggtaaaCTTCCTATCACAAATATTAgtccacttgaaataaaaattaatgaactacaacagcatttaatttccctgtgggattaataaagtatttttgaataagaTAAAACCACAAGTAACTTCATcaagatatgagcttgttttaagtccatatttccttaatattgatggaaaagtactCGCTCCATTGGTAGATTAAATTAAtctataacaagacatttagtCCCATATCatacgtgaaataatctgccagtggaacaagtacttcatcaatattaaggaaatatttactcgTGAAGCTGAGGCTCCGCTTGCGCAAAATCTCTGCTGAAGTACGAGAGGAAGacaaactctgcaacaaaacCTCTTCTGCGCTGGAGTATCTCCTCCGATACAAACACTTCTCCTTCATCCTGGAGGCCCTGAAGAACCTCGGTAAGACCTGGACTGGATTGTTTTCGCTCGCTGCTGTCGGCTGAGTGGTGATGGAAACGTTTTTTATGCAGAGGCCGCCACCAGGCTGTCGCCAGAGTGCTGCGAGCGGCTGGTGGGAAGCGACGCCACCGGTGTCATCTTCACGCTGATACGCAGCTGCAACCGGAGCGGACCCTGCATGGAGGTCATCACCTTCTCCGTCCAGATCCTCCTCAACCTCTCCAAGGTACAACTGACGTCTCCGGTTCATAACATCGATGCTTTTCTGACTGaatatctttcatttttatacaaatcTCATCCTGTTTACAAAAGCTGATTGAAATTTACCAActtaatctttcaggtttttttcccttaattttattggttttacaaaaacaggCTCTAGTTGTACTTTTCATAAAGCCCTCCTGTATTGAATCCTTTTTTTGAACTGCGCCCTCTGGTGGAAGATGTTGGTAGTACATGTGGCAAATGCAAATTAAAGACCAACAAGgctaaaataaagtatttttggtgctTAAAAAATCTCTAATAGTCATACATTAAGTAATAATTAAAGTACTATAAGCTGTTATTAGTGTATCTATCTAGCTGTTTCAGGCCTTAAaaggacgataaattgtcccataagtttttgcaataaacgataatattgttgttgttttgaggctaTTTAAGGAATATAATCACAATATATCAGCACCAACATCAGTATCGGTCGTTactagtaatttttttaacatgtctgcATTGGGCTGATAAATACAACGATCATAAACAGACAtcttgtttctgtctgtttatgatcgtttgttttttcaaaggtgtcaaaaaaagtagagaaatatattatataatatcaGCAAGAACagtaatattaatatcggatggaccaaattttcatattggtgcatccctaaATATAATGGTCtcagagatcaataaactttaaattccgatgaactggaagacattttaagatatccaaaatgaataaacaaaacggaaacaacaaataatatgaattatgaagtctgtgtaaacaaaaatgcccttcaaaaaaagatttggttgagaccaaagcagcagactgaagacttttgtcatcctgtttttggtagaaagaagaaaaaaatgtaaattattgagcttgttttaatttgtcatgtgattaattaatttatttcatcagagATCAATCAGAGAAGATGGTTCAAATCTAACTATTAACACTCAAATGTGTATTTCCCCTCAGTACCACCTGACCATAGAGGCGGTGTATTCGGTGGAAAACTCCCTGGAAACGCTGCTGGATTTACTGCAGAAATACCGGGAGAAAGCCGGGGACAAGGTGGCCGAAAAGGGCGGCAGCATCTTCACCAAAGCCTGCTTCCTTctcgctctgctgctgcaggacgaGCGCCGCGCTCAGGTCtgaagcagacaaaaaaatctttcccACTAATCCTTacgaaaacatttaaatttaatctatTTCCCCTCAGGAGGTGGTGAAGCTGCCTAAAGTTTTGGACCGGATACGCAGCATCTACCGGCTCACCGCGCGGAAACACAAAATGGACGAAGAGCGCAGCATCACCAGGCAGAGAATCAACGCCTCGATCAACGGGAGCTTCTTTGTTCCGCCAACGCCGCGCAAATCCAAACCGCCACCAAAGTAGGCAGCATCTGATCTGTACAAACCCAAACAGGACTTTTGGTTCTGTGGAAactaaaatgctgttttctgtGGAGCTAAATTAGTGTCAGAAAGATTCACAAAGCGTACGGTAAAATCTGCATGTGTGCAATAAGACGTAATAAGTGTAAAAGAAGATTTGTAAATGTACGACATTATTCGCTGTTCTGTACAACACGATGCAAATCTTACTGTGAATGTTGGGactaatttagctccatattttTGTGTCGTTCAGGTTTGCACCAGATTGGGTTCTGAGGAAGGACAAACTGAAAGACGTCGTCGATCCCCTCAGGGCGATCCAGATGGTGGCGGAAACGCTCGCCATCgttttataaacagaaaaccttcaagagtctttttgttttcacagaaaacctcagatttttaatattttttgttttgtttttcaatcaaatgatttgtttgtaaatcctgaatttgatgttttttgataataaaattgatcttgtttatgtttttcccttttcaattctttcttcctgtttcgggaaactaaaaaaatgcCTAAAAACTCATCTTTTCAAATCTTCTTACTCTGCACTGTCTAACTTTCTGATGGTTTATCTTGTTTGTACGGGTTCTTTGTTAATAAATgcgtttaaataaaatgtattaatactGAGTCATCTACATAAGGTTGTACAGCTAAAACCATCATCTTCacattttagttattatttagcATATCTTTAGGCAGATGAGtgtttttacagaagaaaactaaaaacttagttttgggtttgtttctAAGTGTTGTCATGATTAAACACCCTGTCAGTTCTGAGGCTCTGCTGAAAAGTAAATATGAATCTGAAAAGtacactgttatcctttgctgtattttctacagttaaataccacaaaatgcccagtaaaactaccataagacatctttacaagtagttactgtaatttgcattgcattatgggtatagtacatagtattacagtaacttactgtatgttttgaatttgcagtaatttactgtttacacattacagtagtggtactgtacttataatatacagtaagaattatatttgattcccaacggtcatcatacactgctagcctttgctgtatttatttcagttaaataccacaaaatgcccagtaaaactaccataaatagggtgaccatattttcagttgggaaaacaaatcatttgttttcccaactgaaaacaaatgatttgttttcatttgtttttgttttcggGGGGGGGCTGAGagcggggaaactcttttgtaaatagtaggtaaacatacatttgcgctttcgtaTGTTGTTGGCTACTGACAGCCACGCcatctatcttctgattaagaacagggctgcccgcactgactcggctcagggattacgtcacacgcagcgccgtgcgcagtgccctagtgcctgtaaatataatggtccaatgaaggtaatttaaaaaacaggacatttcctcactttctaaaaaaaacccgggacgcccgggacaggacgtgaaatacggacatgtcccgggaaatacggacgtttggtcaccctataagacatctttacaagtagttactgtaatttgcattgcattatgggtaaagtacatagtattacagtaacttactgtatgttttgaagttgcagtaatttactgtttacacattacagtagtggttctgtacttataatatacagtaagaattatatttgatttccaacggtcatcatagctgcttcatcgtggttccctgtttctgtatttttactcctttagtggttaacatgtttttaaggcagaaagagagcatgtacttttgtttttttcacatcctagctaacattaacatgcagtttatctagctacgtcatcaagcgtggcttcgcttccaactgttttctgatgacgtttgttttaaactccgaagctttttccctccaagtgcagctctgtctccgtgctgtgggctcacactgcttcagctcttcaagacaggtaaaaaaacacttcttagaaaactgtttgaagccaaaacctagtctggaaatgtacattttagatggagttaacgtagcttatagcatcatgctataatgctataacttagcattatagcatgagctggtttgtgctggttagcctggtaaaataacgttacctttacgttactaactctggtgttttacataactggcatattgcaaccttataagttacgtgtctgtaaatgaggtgaaagataggaaaatatgatgttgttattttttgagctggttcggagTTAACGTTagctaaggtgctaattttaccgttgaaggttttagcttgacttttaccgcttaatcttcctcgggcggctttgggttgagatgagctcagtgctgagtgtctgttagcattgttgttacatcctttgtggaacaatataaccttaactgataattgatccccccccccgtccccttttctttattttacatgtaatgactgttcatttgtttaaaccatgatcttgcaaatgttaaaagtgcagattagctacgtaggtcagcaaggatgaatttctaacattgttctttttcttccttttcttcagatgaccttttttttaactcccaagctttttccctccaagtggctgtgcagttctgtcctgctgactgctaacatagcttcatctcttcaaaagacaagacaacaggtaaaaagacagctcttcaaacatatttgaagccacaaaatagtctggaaatgtagaggagcagctaacctaatctataactttgagcttgctacagctggttagcctgctaaagtaccattacatctccaacatagtgtataagagtctgtaaatgaggacaaaggtgaaaaacattaaagtggtttctgttattttttgagttggttcagccacagtggcaggtggacaaaaaagttaatttccaaccctggttacatATAAGggctgttcacatgtttaaaccatgctcctgtaaatttaaagttaagtcagtactaacaggtgcaactatgtacaggtgtaaattctgcagcatttgtacttcagaatttacagaattttgtagtcatgtgaagaaacatcaacacacagctaattatcggtttgcatgtggaatagagcaatgtcctgcttccttcagaacattttctgcattcaggtcccacatgcacaggagtcaccgccattgcagaagtcagactgaacacttgtggaatgtaatgctataaaaaatgcatttagccccacaaactgtcattcacatccactgtttcagagtggtagca from Xiphophorus hellerii strain 12219 chromosome 13, Xiphophorus_hellerii-4.1, whole genome shotgun sequence includes:
- the LOC116731653 gene encoding abnormal spindle-like microcephaly-associated protein homolog, with protein sequence MDYNLTSGTSSILRKYLLVKLRLRLRKISAEVREEDKLCNKTSSALEYLLRYKHFSFILEALKNLEAATRLSPECCERLVGSDATGVIFTLIRSCNRSGPCMEVITFSVQILLNLSKYHLTIEAVYSVENSLETLLDLLQKYREKAGDKVAEKGGSIFTKACFLLALLLQDERRAQEVVKLPKVLDRIRSIYRLTARKHKMDEERSITRQRINASINGSFFVPPTPRKSKPPPKFAPDWVLRKDKLKDVVDPLRAIQMVAETLAIVL